The Brachyspira sp. SAP_772 genome includes the window GCTAAATTACAATTCTCTATAAAAATAACCCCTAGCAAACTTCCTGAAAATGCTAGAAAATTAATAGAATTTTACTTCCGTAATGCAAAAATAATATATATAGATAAAATTAATGATGAATATGAAGTAAAATTATCTAATGGAACTTATATTGATTTTGATAGAAATGGTAATTGGAATTATATTAGCAGCGATGAATATATATCAGATAATATATTGCCAAAACCTATATCAAATAGTCTAAGAAATATTATAAAAAGATATGGAGATGTTCATATATACGAAATAAATAAAACAACAAATTTCTATAGAATAAAGTTAAGCAATTATTTAGATTTGCGTATAAATTACAAAGGAGATTTTGTTAGTTTAAAATAGTTTATTAATATTGAGTATTAGTCTACGTTGCTATATAATAGTAGATATTAATAAAAAGGTTATTATATGAAAAAGAAAATACTGCTTATATTAATAATTGCAATTTCCTCACTTTATTCCAAGAGCAATAATGAGAAAATAAATAGTTTATCAATTACAAATGAAATAATAAAGCCAAGCGACGAATTATTAGCTTTATTAGAGAAGAATAAAAATAAAACAGGGGTTGCTGAAATAATTGAATTAATAAATGAGGGCGGTGTAAATGCGGCTTTAAAAGGTACAATCATTATAGAAAATATAGTATACTACCCCAATTCAACATCTTTAATGATAGCATCATCATTTGGTCATTATGATATAGCAAAAGCCTTGATTGATAATGGGGCTTTGGTTAATTTAAGAGCAATCGATGGATTTAATGCTTTAATGGAAGCTGTAAGAGCTGATAATATAGAGATAGCACAATTACTAATAAACAATAATTCTGATATAAATATAAAAAATGAATACGGCAAAACTATGATTATAATTGCATGCGAAAACGGCAATGAAGAAATGTTTAATTTATTAGTAGAAAACAATGCTGATATAAATGCAAAATCATATTGGGGGGAGAGTGCACTTATTTATGCTTCTAAAAAAGGCAATATCAACATAATGAAATATTTAATAGATAATGGTATAGATGTTAATGGAAAAGAGGATTATAATGGGAGTACTCCATTATTTTGGGCTGTTTCTGGAGAGAATCCTTATGAAGCTTCAAAACTTTTAATTGAAAATGGTGCAGATGTTAATGCTGTAAATGATAGCGAAGTTGCACCTGCTAGTATACTTGCATTATCTGTTCCTGAAGTAGTTAAACTTTTAAAAGATAATGGTGCCGATTTAGATACAAAATTTTTAGATAATTATCCTCCTATAGCAATTGCTGCAGGTGAGGGTAATTTAGAAATAGTTAAGGCATTGGTTGAGAATGGGGCTGATGTGAACTATTATCCTAATGATATAAACTATACTGCGATATTTCATGCTATAGACCAACATAATTATGAAGTTGCTGAATATTTATTTAAAAACGGTGTAGATTTAAATATAGTATTAAAACCTTCTGATATTTATAAAGATATACTAAAAGAAAGCTATAATGTTTTAGAATATGCTGAGGCTATTCAAGATAAAAAAATGATTGACATAGTAAAAAAATATTATAATAAAAAATAAATAGTTTCAAAAATAATATATATTTAGTTATTATTAAACCTAATTAAAATGTTATTTGAAACATTAAAATTATTATTCTCAATTCCATAGAATTATTATAATCAATTTTTATTCTTCATTAATGAAATTTTTATTGACACAATATACCGCTACAATGTATAATCACAAATATGATTAAAAGAGGTTTATGATGAAAGTATTATGGATTATTATAATTAGTTCCTACATTGCTATATAAATATATTAATAAAAAGGTTATTATATGAAAAAGAAAATACTGCTTATATTAATGATTGCAATTTCATCACTTTATTCCAAGAGCAATAATGATAAAAT containing:
- a CDS encoding PepSY-like domain-containing protein, whose translation is MNAKLQFSIKITPSKLPENARKLIEFYFRNAKIIYIDKINDEYEVKLSNGTYIDFDRNGNWNYISSDEYISDNILPKPISNSLRNIIKRYGDVHIYEINKTTNFYRIKLSNYLDLRINYKGDFVSLK
- a CDS encoding ankyrin repeat domain-containing protein, encoding MKKKILLILIIAISSLYSKSNNEKINSLSITNEIIKPSDELLALLEKNKNKTGVAEIIELINEGGVNAALKGTIIIENIVYYPNSTSLMIASSFGHYDIAKALIDNGALVNLRAIDGFNALMEAVRADNIEIAQLLINNNSDINIKNEYGKTMIIIACENGNEEMFNLLVENNADINAKSYWGESALIYASKKGNINIMKYLIDNGIDVNGKEDYNGSTPLFWAVSGENPYEASKLLIENGADVNAVNDSEVAPASILALSVPEVVKLLKDNGADLDTKFLDNYPPIAIAAGEGNLEIVKALVENGADVNYYPNDINYTAIFHAIDQHNYEVAEYLFKNGVDLNIVLKPSDIYKDILKESYNVLEYAEAIQDKKMIDIVKKYYNKK